The bacterium genome contains a region encoding:
- a CDS encoding sulfite exporter TauE/SafE family protein, translating into MNQYLLAFVTGLTSGGISCLTVQGGLLASAIDERSSKYKSTLYFILSKLVAYTILGALLGTIGSAFSFSITTQGILQILIGLFMLATAGRILNLHPIFRYTIIQPPAFILRKVRSISKERNIFTPIFLGALTVLIPCGVTQAMLILSMGTGSAIDGALIMFLFTLGTSPVFFLLGLTITNIFKHNILSKIAALTIIVIGLSAINNGQVLRDSPHTFQNYKRVVFGDNIQNGEVKIVDGYQIVEITATNSGYKANTKNLKAGIPVKLKISTKNVQSCARSFIIPSLGVNTLLPVSGEELIEFTPTEEGLLNFSCGMGMYTGSFNITE; encoded by the coding sequence ATGAATCAATACTTGCTAGCATTTGTAACAGGATTAACCAGCGGGGGCATTTCGTGTCTTACTGTCCAAGGGGGTCTTTTAGCCTCAGCCATTGACGAAAGGTCAAGCAAGTACAAAAGTACCTTGTATTTCATACTTTCCAAGTTGGTTGCATATACTATATTAGGTGCTTTGCTGGGAACGATTGGTAGTGCATTTTCTTTTTCAATCACAACACAGGGAATATTACAAATACTAATTGGTCTTTTTATGTTAGCAACTGCGGGAAGAATTTTAAACTTACACCCCATCTTTAGATACACAATAATTCAACCACCTGCGTTTATTTTAAGAAAGGTTAGATCAATATCAAAAGAAAGAAATATTTTTACACCAATATTTCTAGGTGCATTAACTGTTTTAATCCCCTGTGGAGTAACACAAGCAATGCTTATCTTATCAATGGGCACAGGTAGCGCTATTGACGGAGCATTAATAATGTTCTTGTTTACCCTTGGCACTTCTCCTGTTTTCTTTCTATTGGGTTTGACAATAACTAATATTTTTAAACACAATATATTATCTAAAATTGCAGCCTTAACAATTATTGTAATTGGCTTATCTGCAATTAATAATGGTCAGGTGTTAAGAGATTCTCCTCATACTTTTCAAAATTATAAAAGGGTTGTTTTTGGAGACAATATACAAAATGGTGAGGTTAAAATAGTCGATGGATACCAAATTGTTGAGATTACTGCCACCAACTCAGGATATAAGGCTAATACCAAAAACTTAAAGGCTGGTATTCCAGTGAAACTTAAAATCTCCACTAAAAACGTACAAAGTTGTGCTAGAAGCTTCATAATACCCAGTCTTGGTGTAAATACACTATTACCAGTCAGTGGTGAGGAATTAATTGAATTCACACCAACAGAAGAAGGGCTATTAAATTTCTCGTGTGGTATGGGAATGTATACAGGATCATTTAACATAACCGAATAA
- a CDS encoding metal-sensitive transcriptional regulator — translation MQVPKTNILHRLKIAKGHLEKVINMVEGDEYCIDVVHQLLAIQSALKKIDEIVLEDHLKTCVADSIKRGDADTAIKEVMEVLKKK, via the coding sequence ATGCAAGTACCAAAAACAAATATACTACATAGGTTAAAAATTGCCAAAGGTCATTTGGAAAAAGTTATTAATATGGTTGAGGGAGATGAATATTGTATTGATGTGGTCCATCAATTGTTAGCAATTCAATCTGCGTTAAAAAAAATAGATGAAATAGTATTAGAGGATCATTTAAAAACTTGCGTTGCAGATAGCATCAAAAGAGGAGATGCCGACACTGCGATAAAAGAAGTGATGGAGGTATTGAAGAAAAAATAA
- a CDS encoding cupredoxin domain-containing protein translates to MDNLIVIFSGILLIGFVYWFFFGKREDMVFSGKTIEIVVEGGYKPSVIKIPKDQETTISFLRKDKNSCLEEIVLPDFKIKEYLPLNQKIQITITPKEIGEFSFHCGMNMFRGKVVVV, encoded by the coding sequence ATGGATAATCTAATAGTAATATTTTCAGGCATTTTATTAATTGGCTTTGTCTACTGGTTCTTTTTTGGAAAGAGAGAAGATATGGTGTTTTCTGGTAAAACTATAGAGATCGTTGTTGAAGGAGGGTATAAACCCTCAGTTATTAAAATTCCAAAAGATCAAGAAACTACAATTTCTTTCTTAAGAAAAGATAAAAATTCTTGCTTAGAGGAAATTGTTCTCCCTGACTTTAAAATTAAAGAATACCTACCTTTAAATCAAAAGATCCAGATAACGATAACACCAAAAGAAATTGGTGAATTCTCGTTTCATTGTGGCATGAATATGTTTCGTGGAAAGGTGGTTGTTGTATGA
- a CDS encoding heavy metal translocating P-type ATPase, producing MTISKKTFPIIGMHCASCAKLIERSVSKVPGVVSCSVNYGSESAVVEIEEKVRNKDLEKAVHNAGYRAIFNVEGGVDKTAEQLKEEEKLKEYKSLKLKVTVSSILTVLIMVGSFPEWFGQTFLSELNILLILTIPVQFWAGRDFYLATWSGLKNRTASMDTLIVLGTSAAFLYSILSMFGIVEGMYFDTAAVIITLILLGRLLEAKAKSHTSDAIKKLLGLQAKTARVIRGKQEIDIPLEDVVVGDLIRVRPGEKVPVDGIITEGQSSIDESMITGESIPVDKLVGSQVIGATINKSGSFIYKTTQVGSETMLSRIVEMVKTAQSTKAPIARLADLVSSYFVPVVLMFSIAVFVAWYVIGFPVNAFINLVAVLIIACPCAMGLATPTAIMVGTGKGAEKGILVKDASSLEMAHKINTLIFDKTGTLTKGHPVVTDVSDLKILSTVASLEQGSEHALGESILNYSKEKNTKLLKVTDFRAIPGQGVEGKINGKKYFFGKSDQKSQEIKKLESEGKTVMILKQGSKELGFIAVADTLKDGVYDVIQKLNDKGVETWMVTGDNKRTADAIAKLSGIKNVMAGVLPEEKANKVKELLLNNSSAVIGFVGDGVNDAPALASANVGIAMGTGTDVAMESAGITLLNKDFKSVLSAIDLSRGTMKIIKQNLFWAFFYNVVLIPAAAIGLLNPMLASFAMAASSVSVVLNSLRLNRVKI from the coding sequence ATGACAATATCAAAAAAGACCTTTCCCATCATAGGCATGCACTGTGCGTCATGTGCAAAACTTATTGAAAGAAGTGTTTCAAAGGTTCCAGGTGTAGTCAGTTGCTCTGTAAATTATGGTAGTGAGTCCGCTGTTGTAGAGATTGAGGAAAAAGTTAGGAATAAAGATTTAGAAAAAGCAGTTCATAATGCAGGTTATAGAGCTATATTTAATGTAGAAGGTGGCGTAGATAAAACAGCTGAACAACTAAAAGAAGAAGAAAAACTAAAAGAGTACAAAAGTTTAAAGTTAAAGGTAACTGTTTCTTCAATTTTGACAGTTTTAATTATGGTAGGAAGTTTTCCTGAGTGGTTTGGTCAAACATTTTTGTCAGAACTTAACATTTTATTAATTTTAACAATCCCTGTTCAGTTTTGGGCTGGACGTGATTTTTATCTTGCTACTTGGTCGGGATTAAAAAATAGAACCGCTAGTATGGATACACTAATTGTTTTGGGTACTTCAGCGGCATTTTTATATTCAATATTATCAATGTTTGGAATTGTTGAGGGGATGTATTTTGATACAGCTGCAGTAATTATCACGTTAATACTATTAGGTAGACTTCTGGAAGCAAAAGCTAAGTCTCATACATCTGACGCAATCAAAAAGTTATTAGGATTGCAAGCAAAAACAGCTCGTGTTATACGTGGCAAACAAGAAATTGACATACCACTTGAAGATGTTGTTGTTGGAGATTTGATACGCGTTAGACCTGGTGAAAAAGTTCCAGTTGATGGCATAATCACGGAAGGTCAAAGCTCAATTGATGAGTCAATGATAACTGGAGAGTCTATCCCCGTTGATAAATTAGTAGGATCTCAAGTTATAGGTGCAACCATTAATAAGTCAGGCAGTTTTATTTATAAAACAACACAAGTGGGCAGTGAAACAATGCTTTCTCGAATTGTTGAGATGGTTAAGACTGCCCAGAGCACTAAGGCCCCGATTGCACGACTTGCAGATTTAGTGTCTTCATATTTTGTTCCAGTGGTTTTGATGTTTTCCATCGCAGTTTTTGTTGCTTGGTATGTAATTGGCTTTCCTGTAAACGCATTTATTAACTTGGTTGCAGTTTTAATAATTGCTTGCCCTTGTGCTATGGGGTTAGCTACACCTACCGCAATTATGGTTGGTACAGGTAAGGGTGCAGAAAAAGGGATTTTGGTTAAGGACGCAAGTAGTCTGGAGATGGCTCACAAGATTAACACGCTTATATTTGATAAGACGGGAACTTTGACGAAAGGTCATCCAGTTGTCACTGATGTATCAGATTTAAAAATATTATCAACAGTTGCTTCTTTAGAACAAGGCTCTGAACACGCCTTGGGTGAGTCCATACTAAATTATTCAAAAGAAAAAAATACAAAATTGTTAAAAGTTACAGATTTTAGGGCAATTCCAGGTCAAGGGGTTGAGGGGAAGATAAATGGAAAAAAATACTTCTTTGGGAAAAGTGATCAAAAATCGCAAGAGATTAAAAAATTAGAGTCTGAAGGCAAAACAGTGATGATACTTAAACAGGGGTCAAAAGAATTAGGTTTTATTGCTGTTGCAGATACTTTAAAAGATGGTGTTTATGACGTTATTCAAAAATTAAACGACAAGGGAGTGGAGACATGGATGGTAACGGGGGACAACAAAAGAACGGCCGATGCGATTGCGAAACTTTCCGGAATTAAAAATGTGATGGCGGGGGTATTACCGGAAGAAAAAGCAAATAAAGTAAAGGAGTTATTATTAAATAATAGTTCGGCCGTCATTGGGTTTGTTGGAGATGGTGTCAATGATGCACCAGCTTTGGCTTCTGCAAATGTTGGAATAGCCATGGGAACTGGAACCGATGTCGCAATGGAGTCGGCTGGAATTACACTTTTAAACAAAGATTTTAAGTCAGTGTTATCAGCAATTGATTTAAGTCGTGGAACAATGAAAATAATAAAGCAGAATCTATTTTGGGCCTTTTTCTATAATGTAGTTTTGATTCCCGCAGCAGCAATAGGTCTTTTAAATCCAATGCTTGCATCATTTGCCATGGCGGCAAGTTCTGTTTCAGTGGTTCTAAATTCATTGAGGTTAAACAGAGTCAAGATATAA
- the trxA gene encoding thioredoxin, whose product MAVNKTTDSSFDQDVLKSSLPVLVDFYADWCGPCKMAEPVLEELSESYKDKVLIVKLNVDENQQTAGKYGVMSIPTTILFKDGNEIGRQVGFGGKQVFEELIKKGVTS is encoded by the coding sequence ATGGCAGTTAACAAAACAACAGATTCAAGTTTTGACCAAGATGTTTTGAAGTCTTCACTTCCTGTTCTGGTTGATTTTTATGCAGATTGGTGTGGGCCTTGCAAGATGGCAGAACCTGTCTTAGAGGAGTTATCTGAAAGCTACAAAGACAAAGTTTTAATTGTTAAATTAAACGTTGATGAAAATCAACAAACTGCAGGAAAATATGGAGTTATGTCTATTCCAACAACAATTCTTTTTAAAGATGGAAATGAAATAGGAAGACAAGTAGGTTTTGGAGGAAAACAAGTATTTGAAGAGTTAATCAAAAAGGGGGTGACTTCTTAA
- the trxB gene encoding thioredoxin-disulfide reductase — translation MQDTIWDTAIIGSGPAGLTAGIYTTRGALSTVILGGDSWGGQLMLTTEVDNFPGFPDGVMGPELMEKMKAQALRFGAEFISQNVTSVDFSSHPFHLTTSDQKIVAKTVIIATGAETKWLEVKGERELIGRGVSSCAPCDAPFFKEKYVLVVGGGDSAMEEALVLTKYASKVSLIHRKSEFKASKVMQEKVFANKKIDVIWDTEIEEVLGSTKLEGVKLKNNKTNEMTEIKADGLFVAIGHDPSSSLFKGVIDLDEKGYVVPKTGSKTNIEGVFVSGDIHDHTYKQAITAAGFGCQSAMDVISFLG, via the coding sequence ATGCAAGATACTATTTGGGACACCGCTATTATTGGTTCTGGTCCTGCGGGTTTGACTGCTGGAATTTATACAACCAGAGGTGCTTTATCAACAGTCATATTGGGTGGAGATTCTTGGGGAGGTCAACTGATGTTAACCACTGAAGTTGATAATTTCCCTGGTTTTCCTGACGGTGTAATGGGCCCTGAATTGATGGAGAAAATGAAGGCACAAGCTCTTCGCTTTGGTGCTGAGTTTATATCACAGAATGTTACATCAGTTGATTTTAGTTCTCACCCATTTCATTTAACAACCTCTGACCAAAAGATAGTAGCTAAAACTGTAATTATTGCAACAGGAGCGGAAACCAAATGGTTGGAAGTTAAAGGTGAAAGGGAGTTAATTGGTAGGGGTGTTTCCTCATGTGCTCCATGTGACGCACCTTTTTTTAAAGAAAAATATGTTTTGGTGGTTGGTGGCGGAGATTCTGCAATGGAAGAAGCACTGGTATTGACCAAGTATGCATCAAAAGTCTCTTTAATTCATAGAAAATCAGAATTTAAAGCAAGTAAAGTAATGCAGGAAAAAGTTTTTGCAAACAAAAAAATAGATGTAATCTGGGATACAGAAATTGAAGAAGTTTTGGGAAGCACAAAGTTGGAAGGGGTAAAATTAAAGAATAACAAAACTAATGAAATGACTGAAATTAAAGCAGACGGACTGTTTGTCGCAATAGGGCATGACCCGTCAAGCAGTTTATTTAAAGGAGTAATTGATTTAGATGAAAAAGGTTATGTAGTACCAAAAACAGGTTCAAAAACAAATATTGAAGGTGTCTTTGTGTCGGGTGATATTCACGACCATACATATAAACAGGCTATAACAGCGGCGGGTTTTGGATGCCAATCTGCAATGGATGTCATTAGTTTTCTTGGTTGA
- a CDS encoding thioredoxin domain-containing protein encodes MSKTEEVSSRFSTTMNKPSVFEKIVPALLVITVGLAFMVGVLWQKVENIGTTGTSNVAGTQQAPAPVQIDIAQIKDLFNKDLIYFGDPDSDLIFVEASDPSCPYCHIAAGLNPSLNSQVGTQFTLVSDGGSYVAPVLEMKKLVDQGKAAFVWIYTNGHGNGELSTKALYCAHEKGKFWEAHDLLMTSEGYAIINDVVKNDVANAPKLVDFLKTANVPDLLSCLQSGKYDDRIASDSSIAASLGISGTPGFYVNENNFAGAYSFTDMQPLVDEILK; translated from the coding sequence ATGTCTAAAACAGAAGAAGTTTCTTCGAGATTCTCAACCACTATGAATAAACCTTCTGTTTTTGAAAAAATAGTTCCAGCTCTTTTGGTGATTACTGTAGGTCTTGCCTTTATGGTAGGTGTTTTGTGGCAGAAAGTTGAGAATATTGGGACAACTGGTACATCCAATGTTGCAGGAACCCAACAAGCCCCAGCTCCGGTACAGATAGACATTGCACAGATTAAAGATCTGTTTAACAAAGACTTGATTTATTTTGGTGACCCAGACAGCGATTTAATTTTTGTAGAAGCATCTGACCCATCTTGCCCATATTGTCATATAGCTGCTGGTTTAAATCCATCTTTAAATAGTCAAGTGGGTACGCAATTTACGTTGGTAAGTGATGGTGGAAGTTATGTAGCACCAGTTTTGGAAATGAAAAAACTAGTTGATCAAGGGAAGGCTGCTTTTGTTTGGATTTACACAAACGGTCATGGTAATGGAGAGTTATCAACCAAGGCTCTTTATTGTGCACACGAAAAAGGTAAGTTTTGGGAAGCTCATGACTTATTAATGACCTCAGAGGGTTATGCAATTATCAATGACGTAGTTAAGAATGATGTTGCTAATGCACCAAAATTAGTTGATTTCTTAAAGACAGCAAACGTTCCAGACCTTTTGAGTTGTTTGCAAAGTGGTAAGTATGATGATAGAATCGCAAGCGATAGCTCAATAGCAGCCTCACTTGGTATTTCTGGGACTCCAGGATTTTATGTAAATGAAAATAATTTTGCAGGCGCCTATAGCTTCACAGATATGCAACCTCTTGTGGATGAGATATTAAAGTAA
- a CDS encoding HD domain-containing protein, producing the protein MDQSKIIDKTRTSLVKIKVDTKDNLLLKKVVDLINENREIKTLWKITNVIATDRLGYSDHGPVHFNIVAGYALRILRLLDRKGVEMSVVKDFGLTKDHAEVIVFLASVLHDLGMSIHRSGHEQFSLFLANSLLKDLLSFMDIEERTVVISETLHAIISHSHGSSGRTATVEGGIVRVADALDMTKGRARISKLLVDIENVSNNAIDSVFVNEGDQKLVDIKITMTNPAGLFQVDDFVEEKLDPSGLKEYIDVKTYIIEDGKEKLFKDYD; encoded by the coding sequence ATGGATCAGTCAAAAATAATAGACAAAACTAGAACTTCATTGGTAAAAATCAAAGTTGATACCAAAGATAATTTGTTGTTAAAAAAAGTAGTAGATTTGATCAATGAGAATAGAGAAATTAAGACACTTTGGAAGATTACCAATGTGATTGCGACCGATAGATTGGGCTATTCAGACCATGGTCCCGTCCATTTTAATATCGTTGCAGGATATGCTTTAAGAATTTTGAGACTTCTTGATAGAAAAGGTGTTGAAATGTCAGTAGTTAAGGACTTTGGTTTAACAAAGGATCATGCTGAAGTCATAGTTTTTTTAGCCTCGGTATTACACGATTTGGGAATGAGTATCCATAGGTCTGGTCATGAACAATTCAGCTTGTTTTTAGCAAATTCACTATTAAAAGATTTACTTTCATTTATGGATATTGAAGAAAGAACGGTTGTTATATCTGAAACTTTGCATGCAATAATATCGCATAGTCACGGAAGTAGTGGTAGGACAGCAACCGTTGAGGGTGGAATTGTAAGAGTTGCAGATGCACTTGATATGACAAAAGGCAGGGCAAGAATATCGAAACTACTGGTAGATATTGAAAATGTATCAAACAACGCAATTGATTCTGTTTTTGTAAATGAAGGTGATCAGAAATTGGTGGATATAAAGATAACAATGACAAATCCAGCAGGACTTTTCCAAGTTGATGACTTTGTGGAAGAAAAATTAGATCCATCCGGTTTAAAAGAGTATATAGATGTTAAAACATATATTATTGAAGACGGAAAAGAAAAACTTTTTAAGGATTATGATTAA
- a CDS encoding TrmH family RNA methyltransferase has translation MQRMNSKELRKTKPTNGEEKSITRNQIYFILDNVLDTYNIGSIFRLADAVAAKKVIICGDSEYPPSSRIHKAAVGTEEWVPWEYHKSVTQLIRNLKHDGVQIIAIEQDARSIDYNQLSKFSLKFPVALVVGHETHGVSKEVLDEADLIVELPMFGINKSINVWGSLAIVSYKIVESINHNP, from the coding sequence ATGCAAAGGATGAACTCTAAAGAACTTAGAAAAACAAAACCTACTAATGGTGAGGAAAAAAGCATCACTAGAAACCAAATTTATTTTATATTGGATAATGTTTTAGACACATATAATATCGGTTCAATTTTTAGATTAGCAGATGCAGTGGCTGCAAAAAAAGTTATTATTTGTGGTGATTCAGAATATCCCCCATCCTCAAGAATTCACAAAGCTGCAGTAGGGACAGAAGAATGGGTTCCTTGGGAATATCACAAATCAGTAACTCAATTAATCAGAAATCTAAAACACGACGGTGTACAAATTATTGCAATTGAGCAAGATGCGCGGTCAATAGACTACAATCAATTGTCCAAATTCAGTTTAAAATTTCCTGTTGCATTAGTCGTTGGCCATGAAACCCATGGGGTTTCAAAAGAAGTTTTGGATGAGGCTGACTTAATTGTTGAACTACCAATGTTTGGAATTAACAAATCAATCAACGTTTGGGGCTCTTTAGCAATTGTAAGCTACAAAATCGTTGAAAGTATTAATCATAATCCTTAA
- a CDS encoding NUDIX hydrolase — MYGFLLKIWKVLKFPVNLKVWIMGLINDQFLIGVTGIFFNDDNRVLLVKHSYRGGDNWSLPGGYIKKGEHPKEGLEREVDEETGYIVSADTRLKIRTDRNNARLDITYAGQFIGGNYKASKEIKTAKFFKFEELPMLPQDQLVFINEAYKLRL; from the coding sequence ATGTATGGATTTCTTCTTAAAATTTGGAAAGTACTTAAGTTTCCAGTTAATTTAAAAGTCTGGATAATGGGGCTTATTAACGATCAATTCTTAATTGGTGTTACTGGAATATTTTTCAATGATGATAACAGAGTTCTTCTTGTTAAACACTCGTATAGGGGAGGAGATAACTGGAGCCTTCCTGGGGGTTACATCAAAAAGGGAGAACACCCAAAGGAGGGTTTGGAGAGAGAAGTGGATGAAGAAACGGGTTATATAGTTAGTGCCGATACAAGGTTAAAAATTAGAACTGATAGAAATAATGCAAGATTAGATATAACTTATGCAGGTCAGTTTATAGGTGGTAACTATAAAGCTTCAAAAGAAATAAAGACGGCAAAGTTTTTTAAGTTCGAGGAACTACCAATGCTCCCACAAGACCAGCTTGTTTTTATAAACGAAGCTTACAAACTACGTTTATAG
- a CDS encoding VTT domain-containing protein yields MDFILIIIDYIVHIDSHLGEIFLTYGKLSYLIIFGVIFAETGFVFTPFLPGDSLLFASGAFAALSFIDIYTFLPIIWLAAVLGDNTNYWIGYIFGKKIIDRSKISFINNKHMEKTKMFYKRHGGKTIFLARFVPIIRTFAPFVAGIGKMYYPKFLFFSVFGGFVWVFGFTLLGYFFGNLDFVKENFSLVILAIVVISLFPAVYEYLKEKYFEK; encoded by the coding sequence ATGGATTTTATTTTAATTATCATAGACTATATTGTTCACATTGATTCACATTTGGGCGAAATATTTTTAACCTATGGCAAACTTTCATACCTAATCATTTTTGGAGTTATTTTTGCAGAAACAGGTTTTGTTTTTACCCCTTTTCTACCTGGAGACTCATTACTATTTGCCTCTGGAGCATTTGCAGCTCTTAGCTTTATTGATATATACACATTTCTTCCGATTATTTGGCTAGCTGCTGTACTAGGAGACAACACAAATTATTGGATCGGTTATATATTTGGAAAAAAAATCATAGATAGGTCAAAAATATCATTTATTAATAATAAGCATATGGAAAAAACTAAAATGTTCTACAAAAGGCACGGAGGCAAGACAATCTTTTTAGCTAGATTTGTTCCAATTATTCGGACCTTTGCACCATTTGTGGCAGGAATTGGTAAGATGTATTACCCAAAGTTTTTGTTTTTTAGTGTTTTTGGAGGATTTGTTTGGGTATTTGGATTTACGTTACTTGGGTATTTTTTTGGTAACCTAGATTTTGTTAAAGAAAACTTTTCACTAGTTATTTTAGCCATAGTTGTTATTTCTTTGTTTCCCGCAGTTTATGAATATCTTAAAGAAAAATATTTTGAAAAGTAG
- a CDS encoding DUF2207 domain-containing protein, giving the protein MRKIITLISIFAGLLLIPTNVLAKDYSIKSADFEVRINKNGSANVTETRVYDFNGSFSWADEWINTKDYKVNVLGVNGADSFNTEITDDKIYVKWFYSAFNETKTFTINYIIENAVTNHNNISEFYWQLIGSEWDKGVENVAAKVILHEEVEDNQIWAFGHGPLNGQINIASAKEVNFSANSLPSKKMFEVRVLFPKGTLAGGRPGSLDLESILDEEKEFGLKTKRQGAIKNFVLVLVLIFAIYRIMVWIKKWVKYGKDNRLPEVNAAGLLHEPPSEISPVFVETLLKGNPTGKSIVSTVLELVRRKVLEIDFIKNGKKTFFGAKDQYFLRLKNPKLKTTKMESDLLGLLFTTTKTKLDFDDIKILGKKYPSKTSSFWIKWQKDAKEGLKKLGFYEEKSLKYQTKAIVETVFVGILVTFGSPFLVLYYHPILIILIIYFVIMIFVSIFMPKKSKWGGEELAGWLAFKKWLMDYSVTKNYPIDSVILWEKYLVYGTALGISIKALSQLPIKFSESNLSHSGMYFVGSGAGSGNFQTSFASFSTGFNSLSSSFSSFGASGSGSSGGFSSGGGSGGGGGGGGAG; this is encoded by the coding sequence ATGCGAAAAATTATTACATTAATATCCATATTTGCAGGTTTATTGCTAATACCAACAAATGTTTTGGCCAAAGATTATTCAATAAAATCAGCCGACTTTGAAGTTAGAATCAATAAAAACGGTTCAGCGAATGTAACTGAGACAAGAGTATATGATTTTAATGGAAGTTTTAGCTGGGCTGATGAGTGGATAAATACTAAAGATTACAAGGTAAACGTATTAGGGGTTAATGGGGCAGATAGTTTTAACACTGAAATAACAGACGACAAGATTTATGTTAAATGGTTTTATAGTGCTTTTAACGAAACTAAAACTTTCACAATTAACTACATAATTGAAAATGCAGTAACCAATCACAACAATATCTCTGAATTTTATTGGCAACTAATTGGGTCCGAGTGGGACAAGGGTGTGGAAAATGTAGCTGCCAAAGTTATTTTGCACGAAGAGGTAGAAGACAACCAAATTTGGGCTTTTGGACACGGGCCGTTAAATGGGCAGATAAATATTGCTTCGGCCAAAGAAGTTAATTTTTCAGCTAACAGTTTACCTTCCAAAAAAATGTTTGAAGTAAGGGTGCTTTTTCCAAAGGGAACACTTGCCGGTGGTAGGCCGGGTAGCTTAGACCTTGAAAGTATATTGGACGAGGAAAAAGAATTTGGGTTAAAAACTAAAAGACAAGGTGCCATTAAGAATTTTGTCCTGGTTCTGGTATTAATTTTTGCCATCTATAGGATCATGGTGTGGATTAAGAAGTGGGTAAAGTATGGAAAGGACAATAGACTGCCAGAGGTTAACGCTGCTGGGCTACTTCATGAACCGCCGTCTGAGATATCTCCTGTTTTTGTTGAGACCTTATTAAAAGGAAATCCAACAGGTAAATCAATTGTCTCTACAGTTCTGGAGCTTGTCAGGAGAAAAGTGTTGGAAATAGATTTTATAAAAAATGGTAAAAAGACATTTTTTGGAGCAAAGGATCAGTATTTTTTAAGACTAAAAAATCCGAAACTCAAAACTACCAAAATGGAATCAGATCTGCTTGGGTTGTTGTTTACCACCACAAAGACGAAGTTAGACTTTGATGATATAAAGATATTAGGAAAAAAATATCCATCAAAGACATCTAGCTTTTGGATTAAGTGGCAAAAGGACGCTAAAGAGGGACTAAAGAAATTGGGATTTTACGAGGAAAAAAGTTTAAAGTATCAAACGAAGGCAATAGTCGAAACAGTATTTGTTGGGATATTAGTAACATTTGGATCTCCCTTCTTGGTGCTTTATTATCATCCTATTTTAATTATATTAATAATATATTTTGTTATTATGATATTTGTTTCTATATTTATGCCAAAAAAATCTAAATGGGGAGGGGAGGAACTGGCTGGGTGGCTGGCATTTAAAAAATGGTTAATGGACTATTCAGTAACTAAGAACTATCCAATTGATTCAGTGATACTTTGGGAAAAATATTTAGTCTATGGAACTGCCCTTGGAATTTCAATTAAAGCATTATCTCAATTACCAATTAAGTTTTCAGAGAGTAATCTTTCTCACTCAGGAATGTACTTTGTAGGAAGCGGTGCAGGAAGTGGTAACTTTCAAACTTCATTTGCAAGTTTTTCGACCGGATTTAATTCATTATCATCGAGTTTTTCAAGCTTTGGAGCAAGTGGTTCTGGGTCATCTGGTGGATTTTCAAGTGGTGGAGGTAGTGGTGGAGGTGGTGGTGGAGGAGGGGCTGGGTAG